The DNA segment AAAAAAGTGTTGGGAGGCGCCGCGGGTGGCCCGTCTTTATGCAGGCCCTGGAACGGCAGCCTGGCCACACGCTTTCGATCGACCTTATATCCGAAGACTTCGACAGCTACCTGCGCGTGGTCGGGCCGGGGCTGAGCGAGGCTCTGACGGACGACGACGGCTGTAACGAGCTGAACTCGCGCCTCGAGGTCCCCTTTCCGCAAGACGGCGTGTACCATGTGATCGTTTCGTCGCTCAGCGGAGCAACGGGGACGTTCACGTTGCGAGTACGTCGAGATACGACGCCAGGTGGGCGCTCAAGTCACGGGCATCATCACGCGCGCCGTCGATGAGACTCGACTTTCGGCGTCTGAGGAAGGGAATGCCCATCAGGTACATGCCGGGAGCCTCGACGACACCGCCATCGTGCCGGATGCGGCCCTTGCGGTCGAAGACCGGGACGTCCAGCCACGAATAGTCGGGGCGGAATCCGGTTGCCCACAGGATGGTCTTGATCTCACCGTTGCCGAGGTCCATGAAAAGCGGTGGCGACGCCTCGACCCTGGTGGGTTCGAATCGATGCGGGGGATCGACGTCGTGGTCTAGCGCGTTCTCGCTCACCCACTCGTCGATCCTGTCGAGCAATCTGTTCATCTTCAAGTCGGAAAGTGCGGCCTGGTTTCGCAGTGATCCCGAGAACTGCCCCTTGCCGTTGTTGATGCCGGCGAGCCGACCGATGAGCTTCACGCCGACGTCGGTCAGCGAGTTGAGATCGACGGTCCGACGATCGTCTGAGCCCGCCAGTTGTAACGAAGGCACAGTGCGCGCCCGGTCGAGGTTGTCCGCCTCTTCGTAGTGATCGTCGAGCACTCCGGCGGCGTCCATCCACCACTTGATGTCCTTGCCCCGATAGATCCGGGGCACACGGATGTGCTCGCCCACCGCGACGGTTACAGGCCGGCCCGAGCCGTGGATTTCCGCGGCGATCTGGGTGCCCGTGGCCGAGGCGCCGACGACGAGCACTCCACCCTCCTCGAGCTGGTCCGGGTTGCGGTACTCCATCGGGGTCAGCGTGGCGATCGAGGGTGGGACCACCTCCGACACCGCCGGGATCTGAGGCCTGTTGCACGCTCCGCTGGCCAGAACCACGGTCCGGCATCGCCAGTCGCCTCGGGTGGTTGCGATCTCGTAGCCGCCGTCGACGCTCCGTACCGAAGTCACCTCCGTCTCGGTCTGAACCGGGGCACAAATCACGTCGGCATACCGCTCGATGAACTCGATCGTCTCAGGCATCGTGCGGAAGCCGTCTGGGTCGTCACCCTCGTACCCGTACCCGGGTAGCCGGCTCTGCCAGTTCGGCGTGAGTAGCCGCAGCGAGTCCCACCGCTCCGTCTTCCACGAATTCGCCACCTGGCCGCGCTCGAGGACCGTATGGTCGATCGAGCGGTCGGCCAGGCAGCGGCTCATCGCCAGCCCCGCGTGGCCGGCCCCAATTATGACTGTGGTGGCGCCCACGGGACCCGTCACCTCGAATCCCGATCTACCGCTTCAGTTGACTTCGACCGTCACGTTCGTCGGGTTCGTGATGAGGTCGTAGACGGCAGAACGCTTTTGCGACTGGGCAACG comes from the Gemmatimonadota bacterium genome and includes:
- a CDS encoding NAD(P)-binding domain-containing protein; the protein is MSRCLADRSIDHTVLERGQVANSWKTERWDSLRLLTPNWQSRLPGYGYEGDDPDGFRTMPETIEFIERYADVICAPVQTETEVTSVRSVDGGYEIATTRGDWRCRTVVLASGACNRPQIPAVSEVVPPSIATLTPMEYRNPDQLEEGGVLVVGASATGTQIAAEIHGSGRPVTVAVGEHIRVPRIYRGKDIKWWMDAAGVLDDHYEEADNLDRARTVPSLQLAGSDDRRTVDLNSLTDVGVKLIGRLAGINNGKGQFSGSLRNQAALSDLKMNRLLDRIDEWVSENALDHDVDPPHRFEPTRVEASPPLFMDLGNGEIKTILWATGFRPDYSWLDVPVFDRKGRIRHDGGVVEAPGMYLMGIPFLRRRKSSLIDGARDDARDLSAHLASYLDVLAT